A portion of the Thermothelomyces thermophilus ATCC 42464 chromosome 5, complete sequence genome contains these proteins:
- a CDS encoding Glyoxalase/bleomycin resistance protein/dioxygenase-like protein produces MTIAHTGIKVPASQYPAVVAWYEAALAPLGYKKSVVLRDGNVVGFSDNAAGIADWWVASSAAAPEPVSPPEGAFVPNHTCFLAKDRATVDAFHKAGVAAGGKSNGEPGIRAQYSPNYYAAFVLDPAGNNIEVLSITAE; encoded by the exons atgaCCATCGCACACACCGGTATCAAGGTCCCCGCCTCCCAGTACCCGGCCGTGGTTGCCTGGTACGAAGCCGCCCTCGCCCCGCTGGGTTATAAGAAATCCGTTGTCCTCCGCGACGGCAATGTCGTCGGCTTCTCGGACAACGCCGCGGGCATCGCCGATTGGTGGGTCGCCTCGTCTGCCGCCGCCCCGGAACCTGTCTCCCCGCCCGAGGGGGCATTTGTGCCGAATCATACTTGCTTCTTGGCAAAGG ATCGCGCGACCGTTGACGCCTTCCACAAGGCGGGTgttgccgccggcggcaagTCCAATGGCGAGCCTGGCATCCGGGCACAGTATTCCCCGAACTACTACGCCGCTTTCGTGCTGGATCCGGCCGGCAACAACATCGAGGTCCTCTCCATCACTGCAGAGTAA